The Thiorhodovibrio litoralis genome includes a window with the following:
- a CDS encoding DUF4845 domain-containing protein, translated as MRNLRIHQRGLTFSTAMLIVALASFFLMLLFKMGPAYFQFWQVRSAMDKVLERPELGQQGPRAILSAIDKQLYINEVRTVPSDSFSVKTAKDGKGWDIFVEYVVQQHIGANVDVLMNFNYSVILPKKPQ; from the coding sequence ATGCGCAACTTAAGAATTCATCAGCGGGGATTGACCTTTAGTACTGCGATGCTGATCGTCGCGCTTGCCTCATTTTTCTTGATGCTGCTTTTTAAGATGGGGCCGGCGTATTTTCAATTCTGGCAGGTACGCTCGGCCATGGATAAGGTGCTTGAGCGACCGGAACTTGGCCAGCAGGGTCCACGGGCCATCCTCTCTGCGATCGATAAGCAGCTCTACATCAATGAAGTGCGCACAGTCCCAAGTGACAGCTTTAGTGTGAAGACGGCGAAAGATGGGAAGGGTTGGGATATCTTCGTCGAGTATGTTGTGCAGCAGCACATCGGTGCGAACGTCGATGTCCTGATGAATTTCAACTACTCGGTTATATTGCCCAAGAAGCCGCAGTGA
- the rnc gene encoding ribonuclease III: protein MTRSLDSLFRNLGAPPFSQPDLLEQALTHRSAGSHNNERLEFLGDALLGFVIAEVLWQRFPQADEGRLTRARATLVKQESLATQARLLELGEYLRMGSGEIRTGGHARDSILSDAFEALLGAYYLDRGFEPAKALILRLFEAGLEQAGRTAPVKDPKTRLQESLQAAQRDLPIYEVIDVSGKPHERQFVVRCLLPDTAEEAQGRGKSRRNAEQHAAETMLARLASQTTAAQNSSSGVQPARTV from the coding sequence GTGACGCGTTCACTTGATTCCCTGTTCAGGAATCTGGGCGCCCCACCTTTTTCGCAGCCGGATCTCCTTGAACAGGCCCTGACGCACCGCAGCGCTGGCAGCCATAACAATGAGCGGCTCGAATTCCTCGGCGATGCGCTGCTTGGATTCGTGATTGCCGAGGTGCTTTGGCAGCGATTTCCGCAGGCCGATGAAGGCCGTCTGACCCGAGCGCGTGCCACTCTGGTGAAACAGGAATCCTTGGCTACTCAAGCTCGCTTGCTCGAGCTTGGAGAGTATCTGCGCATGGGTTCGGGAGAGATCCGCACCGGCGGACATGCGCGTGATTCCATTCTCTCCGACGCGTTCGAAGCGCTGCTTGGCGCTTACTATCTCGACCGTGGTTTTGAGCCTGCCAAAGCGCTTATTCTGCGGTTGTTTGAGGCCGGACTTGAGCAGGCGGGGCGCACTGCCCCAGTCAAGGATCCCAAAACCCGGTTGCAGGAATCGCTTCAAGCGGCCCAACGCGACTTGCCGATTTATGAGGTGATTGATGTCAGCGGCAAACCCCATGAGCGCCAGTTTGTTGTGCGTTGTTTACTGCCTGACACCGCAGAGGAGGCGCAAGGCAGGGGAAAAAGCCGCCGGAATGCCGAGCAGCATGCTGCCGAGACCATGCTGGCGCGGCTTGCATCCCAGACCACAGCAGCCCAGAACAGCTCTTCTGGGGTTCAGCCCGCGCGCACTGTTTGA